The following are from one region of the Osmerus mordax isolate fOsmMor3 chromosome 1, fOsmMor3.pri, whole genome shotgun sequence genome:
- the kbtbd8 gene encoding kelch repeat and BTB domain-containing protein 8, producing MFTSGLTESSQREVRIVGVESESMQLVLDYAYTSRVTLSESNVQALFTAASIFQIPALQDQCAQFMISRLDPQNCIGVYMFADAYGHQELRERSQDYIRKKFLCVSSEQEFLQLNKDQLVSILDSDDLNVEKEEHVFQSIIRWLEHDRPCREADLTEVFGQCIRLPLLDETFLSEIPPSFVYALTLSRDPSEAKAHVNGTNGCPQRLGMTASEMVLCFDAAPKHSGKKQTVPCLDTATGKVFKLCKPPNDLREVGILVSSENDIYIAGGYRPSNSEVSIDHRAESDFWQYEHAGNRWLPLSPLLRARIGCRLVHCCGKLYALGGRVYEGDGRNALKSVECYDARDNCWTAVSPMPVAMEFHSAVEYRDRIYVLQGEFFFCFDPRKDYWGHLAPMGVPRSQGLAALHKSCLYYIAGICRNHQRTFTVEVYDIEQNTWSRKKDLPFEQATSPYIKAMLLQGRLHLFVRATQVMVEEHVFRTSRKNCLFQYDDEADSWTKIYETPDRLWDLGRHFECVVAKLYPQCLQKVL from the exons ATGTTCACCAGTGGCCTTACAGAGAGCAGCCAGCGCGAGGTTCGGATCGTCGGGGTAGAGTCGGAGTCCATGCAGCTGGTCCTGGACTATGCCTACACATCCAGGGTCACGCTGTCTGAGTCTAATGTCCAGGCCTTGTTCACGGCAGCCAGCATCTTCCAGATCCCAGCCCTGCAGGATCAGTGTGCCCAGTTCATGATCAGCCGGCTGGACCCTCAGAACTGCATCGGCGTGTATATGTTTGCGGATGCCTACGGCCACCAGGAACTGAGGGAACGCTCCCAGGATTACATCCGCAAGAAG ttcctgtgtgtgtcaagtGAACAGGAGTTCCTCCAGCTCAACAAGGATCAGCTGGTCAGCATCTTGGACAGCGACGACCTGAACGTGGAGAAGGAGGAACATGTGTTCCAGAGCATCATCCGTTGGCTGGAACATGATCGGCCTTGCCGGGAGGCGGACCTGACCGAGGTGTTCGGCCAGTGTATCCGCCTGCCGCTCCTCGACGAGACCTTCCTCAGCGAGATCCCCCCCTCCTTCGTCTACGCGCTCACCCTATCTAGGGACCCCTCCGAGGCCAAGGCCCACGTCAACGGCACCAATGGCTGCCCGCAGCGCCTGGGCATGACGGCTTCCGAGATGGTCCTCTGCTTCGACGCTGCGCCCAAACACTCAGGGAAGAAGCAGACAGTGCCTTGTCTGGACACCGCTACCGGGAAGGTGTTTAAGCTCTGCAAACCCCCTAATGACCTTCGGGAGGTGGGTATCCTGGTGTCCTCGGAAAACGACATCTACATCGCAGGAGGCTACCGCCCGAGCAACAGCGAGGTGTCCATCGACCACAGGGCAGAGAGCGACTTCTGGCAGTATGAGCATGCAGGGAACCGGtggctgcccctctcccccctgctgagGGCCAGGATCGGCTGCAGGCTGGTGCACTGCTGCGGGAAGCTCTACGCTCTGGGTGGCCGTGTGTACGAGGGCGATGGGCGCAATGCGCTCAAGTCGGTCGAGTGCTATGACGCCAGGGACAACTGCTGGACGGCTGTCAGCCCCATGCCCGTGGCCATGGAGTTCCACAGTGCAGTGGAGTACCGAGACCGCATCTACGTTCTCCAGG GTGAATTCTTTTTCTGTTTCGATCCTCGCAAGGACTACTGGGGCCACCTGGCTCCTATGGGGGTCCCTAGGAGCCAGGGCCTGGCAGCCTTGCACAAGAGCTGCCTCTACTACATTGCGGGGATCTGCAGGAACCACCAGCGCACCTTCACTGTCGAGGTCTACGACATTGAGCAGAACACCTGGAGCCGTAAGAAAGACCTGCCCTTTGAGCAGGCTACCAGCCCCTACATCAAGGCCATGCTGCTGCAGGGCCGGCTGCACCTGTTTGTCCGAGCCACACAGGTCATGGTTGAAGAGCATGTGTTTCGCACCAGTCGCAAGAACTGCCTTTTCCAGTATGACGACGAGGCAGACAGCTGGACGAAGATCTATGAGACGCCCGACCGGCTCTGGGATCTAGGCCGCCATTTTGAGTGTGTGGTGGCCAAACTGTACCCTCAATGTCTACAGAAAGTCCTCTGA